A window of Campylobacter pinnipediorum subsp. pinnipediorum contains these coding sequences:
- a CDS encoding lipid A biosynthesis lauroyl acyltransferase has translation MDKVYIFGFYFLKTLIAITPSFIHDIFMKFIAFAYMKTNKKRFKVVMTNLDLAFEDSLTYEQKLNIANKVYINFANFLGINFIKNQDSTKEKILNRVVFKNENFLTEAIKDKRSIIIQSAHCGEWELIPLAIAAKFGKGSVIGRKLDSSAMQKILQKNRTQFNLELIDKKDGVKQILKSIKDGRMIGILVDQNTAKKEGIEVSFFNKRALHTPSASVIAEKTNSIIIPTLIHKLNENKNEICFFEPIDPNDYQNMKKHEAILQMTQKQADITEYFIRQNPDEYFWFHKRFKHFYEDRYEN, from the coding sequence ATGGATAAAGTTTACATATTTGGTTTTTATTTTTTAAAAACTTTAATAGCCATAACTCCATCATTTATACATGATATTTTTATGAAATTTATAGCCTTTGCATATATGAAAACAAACAAAAAAAGATTTAAAGTCGTTATGACAAATCTTGATTTAGCTTTTGAAGATAGCCTTACATATGAACAAAAACTAAATATAGCAAATAAAGTATATATAAATTTTGCAAATTTTTTAGGAATAAATTTTATAAAGAACCAAGATTCAACAAAAGAAAAAATTTTAAATAGAGTTGTATTTAAAAACGAAAATTTCTTAACAGAAGCCATAAAAGACAAAAGAAGCATAATAATACAAAGCGCTCATTGTGGTGAATGGGAGCTTATACCTTTAGCAATAGCTGCAAAATTTGGAAAAGGAAGTGTTATAGGAAGAAAATTAGATAGTAGTGCTATGCAAAAAATTTTACAAAAAAATAGAACACAATTTAATCTTGAGTTGATAGACAAAAAAGACGGGGTAAAACAAATATTAAAATCAATAAAAGATGGAAGAATGATTGGAATATTAGTAGATCAAAATACAGCAAAAAAAGAAGGAATTGAAGTAAGCTTTTTTAACAAAAGAGCTTTACATACTCCATCAGCAAGTGTAATTGCAGAAAAAACAAATTCAATAATTATACCAACTTTGATTCATAAATTAAATGAAAACAAAAACGAAATTTGTTTTTTTGAACCAATAGACCCAAATGATTATCAAAACATGAAAAAACATGAAGCAATACTACAAATGACACAAAAACAAGCTGACATAACAGAATATTTTATAAGACAAAACCCAGATGAGTATTTTTGGTTTCATAAAAGATTTAAGCATTTTTATGAGGATAGATATGAAAATTAG
- a CDS encoding glycosyltransferase family 4 protein: MKKLTFLRMNPKAVGGAEIYLSRLTQALKNENIHCEIKSLKIPKFISSWIKALVFNKYAKSSKKDDIYFSLERIDSADIYRAGDGVHKVYMKSKKFWFLNPLNFVYPYLEKKCFINSKLIIANSNFIKKQIIDTYKIKDEKIKVIYNGVKLQDEFSKDEFKQTICKELSIDTNIPIILFVGSGFKRKGVDVFLNILSKINQNFNAIIIGKDKKLNNYKSKSKELGLENKVFFMGARKDVDRYYKASDIFIFPTKYEPFSNVVLEALSFKNAVFTTSSNGASEILSDKFVIKNDDFIQNIKFINELLADKDLLKKEQNSSFELVKNFSIEKNAKETISAIKSIVK, from the coding sequence ATGAAAAAACTAACATTTTTAAGAATGAATCCAAAAGCAGTTGGTGGAGCAGAGATTTACCTATCAAGACTAACACAAGCTTTAAAAAATGAAAATATACATTGTGAGATAAAAAGTCTAAAAATACCAAAGTTTATAAGCTCTTGGATAAAGGCTTTGGTTTTCAACAAATATGCAAAGTCTTCAAAAAAAGATGATATTTATTTTAGCCTAGAAAGAATTGACTCAGCTGATATTTATAGGGCTGGAGATGGTGTTCATAAGGTGTATATGAAAAGTAAAAAATTTTGGTTTTTAAACCCTTTGAATTTCGTATATCCATACCTTGAAAAAAAATGTTTTATAAACTCAAAACTTATAATAGCAAACTCAAATTTCATCAAAAAACAGATTATTGATACCTATAAAATAAAAGATGAAAAAATCAAAGTTATATATAATGGCGTAAAACTACAAGATGAGTTTAGCAAAGATGAGTTTAAACAAACGATATGCAAAGAACTAAGCATAGATACAAATATACCAATAATACTCTTTGTTGGAAGTGGCTTTAAAAGAAAAGGTGTTGATGTATTTTTAAACATACTTTCAAAAATTAATCAAAATTTCAACGCCATAATAATAGGAAAAGATAAAAAATTAAATAATTACAAGAGCAAATCAAAAGAACTTGGGCTAGAAAACAAGGTCTTTTTTATGGGTGCCAGAAAAGATGTAGATAGATACTACAAAGCTAGTGATATTTTTATATTTCCTACAAAATACGAGCCATTTTCAAATGTAGTTTTGGAAGCATTAAGCTTTAAAAATGCCGTATTTACCACATCTAGTAATGGAGCAAGTGAAATTTTATCAGATAAATTTGTTATAAAAAATGATGATTTTATCCAAAATATAAAGTTTATAAATGAGCTGTTGGCTGACAAAGACTTATTAAAAAAAGAACAAAATAGTTCTTTTGAACTCGTTAAAAATTTCAGCATAGAAAAAAATGCAAAAGAAACTATATCGGCTATAAAAAGCATTGTAAAATGA
- the waaC gene encoding lipopolysaccharide heptosyltransferase I: protein MKNKNKIAIVKLSALGDIVHSVIVLQFIKKHIPNSHITWIVDERFADILRDHSLIDELVEIPLKDKKILSCYKILKNLDNFDVVIDMQGLLKSAIVSRIIGKNIYGFGIDSVKENIASLFYTHKLKIDYNQNIIIRNLSLASFALGFKFDKNEIINKNPCFGIDSKEKNSKNTIIIAPFASEDSKCYDKFKDVINLLKEYEIYITHANDKELKSAENLTKNTHAKLLERKNLKEMIKAISQADLVIGNDSGLTHIAWAINTPSITLFGNRPSKRNAFRTKVNLVVDMGKQPDARSINKNDFCIKEILPETVANFAKRILNG, encoded by the coding sequence ATGAAAAATAAAAACAAAATAGCTATAGTAAAACTTTCCGCACTTGGTGATATAGTGCATTCAGTTATAGTTTTACAATTTATAAAAAAACATATACCAAACTCACATATAACATGGATAGTAGATGAACGTTTTGCAGATATCTTAAGGGATCATTCATTGATAGATGAGCTTGTTGAAATACCACTAAAAGATAAAAAAATACTAAGTTGCTATAAAATCTTGAAAAATTTAGATAATTTTGATGTAGTTATAGATATGCAAGGGCTTTTAAAATCAGCTATAGTATCAAGAATAATAGGAAAAAATATATATGGTTTTGGTATAGATAGTGTAAAAGAAAACATAGCTTCATTGTTTTATACACACAAACTCAAAATTGACTATAATCAAAATATCATAATAAGAAATTTATCGCTTGCATCTTTTGCTCTTGGTTTTAAATTTGATAAAAATGAGATAATAAACAAAAATCCTTGTTTTGGTATAGACTCAAAAGAAAAAAACAGCAAAAATACAATAATCATAGCCCCTTTTGCGAGTGAAGATAGCAAGTGTTATGATAAATTTAAAGATGTTATAAACCTATTAAAAGAGTATGAAATTTACATAACTCACGCAAACGACAAAGAGTTAAAATCCGCCGAAAATCTAACAAAAAATACACACGCAAAACTGCTAGAAAGAAAAAATCTAAAAGAGATGATAAAAGCTATATCACAGGCTGATTTAGTGATAGGAAATGATAGCGGTTTAACTCATATCGCATGGGCAATAAATACTCCCTCAATCACTCTTTTTGGAAATAGGCCAAGTAAAAGAAATGCATTTAGAACAAAAGTGAATTTGGTAGTAGATATGGGAAAACAACCTGATGCAAGAAGTATTAATAAAAACGACTTTTGCATAAAAGAGATACTCCCTGAAACAGTTGCAAATTTCGCAAAAAGGATATTAAATGGATAA
- the rfaQ gene encoding putative lipopolysaccharide heptosyltransferase III: MKILVMKFRNIGDVLLTTPLLSNLKHHFPDAQIDFALNKGCEAVLQDNPNINKIHIYDRQVAKSNRIFKRILTELRFIKAIKKEKYDIAIQTTTGDRGIIIAKYAKIKKIIGFEGKNKSINKLITDKVLKSKWNTHTIDRNLEILNALNLKPIHKKVEIFFDKNIISHLNLPEKFIHVHLTSRWIFKCIKDEIMAKIIDFCENDIKTKVVITADNNEIEKNKVKSVINICKSSPINLSGKLSLKQVAALNKKSLLFIGVDTAIMHIAAANDTPVIAFFGPSGVFEWGPWDNNLMQNQYKNINGNQKMGKHHVFQKNWKCSPCGQDGCDGSKISNCLMDFNINDIKNTILSNTKNQVTF; the protein is encoded by the coding sequence ATGAAAATACTAGTAATGAAATTTAGAAACATAGGGGATGTTTTATTAACAACACCGCTTTTATCAAACCTAAAACACCATTTTCCTGATGCACAAATAGACTTTGCATTAAATAAAGGATGTGAAGCTGTTTTACAAGATAATCCAAATATAAACAAAATACACATCTATGACAGACAAGTTGCTAAAAGCAATAGAATCTTTAAAAGAATACTTACTGAACTTAGATTTATAAAGGCTATCAAAAAAGAAAAATACGATATAGCCATACAAACAACAACTGGAGACAGAGGTATTATAATCGCAAAATATGCAAAAATAAAAAAAATAATTGGCTTTGAAGGCAAAAATAAATCTATAAATAAACTAATAACCGATAAAGTATTAAAATCAAAATGGAATACACATACTATTGATAGAAATTTAGAAATTCTAAATGCTCTGAATTTAAAACCTATACACAAAAAAGTAGAAATTTTTTTTGACAAAAACATTATAAGCCATTTAAATTTACCAGAAAAATTTATACATGTTCATCTAACCAGTAGATGGATATTTAAATGCATCAAAGATGAAATCATGGCAAAGATTATAGATTTTTGTGAAAACGATATAAAAACAAAGGTTGTAATCACAGCAGATAATAACGAGATAGAAAAAAACAAAGTAAAATCTGTAATCAATATATGCAAAAGCAGTCCAATAAATTTAAGCGGTAAGTTAAGCCTAAAACAAGTAGCAGCTCTTAATAAAAAATCATTGCTTTTTATAGGTGTTGATACGGCTATAATGCATATAGCAGCCGCCAATGATACACCAGTTATAGCGTTTTTTGGTCCTAGTGGGGTTTTTGAATGGGGCCCATGGGATAATAATTTAATGCAAAATCAATACAAAAATATAAATGGAAATCAAAAAATGGGCAAACATCATGTTTTTCAAAAAAATTGGAAATGTTCCCCTTGTGGGCAAGATGGATGTGATGGAAGTAAAATTAGTAACTGCCTTATGGATTTTAATATCAATGACATAAAAAATACAATATTATCAAATACAAAAAACCAAGTTACTTTTTAA
- a CDS encoding glycosyltransferase family 4 protein has translation MINILELESSKGFGGQEHRTQRVINGLDKQKFKVFYGLNKGSTSFTKDIDCEFVEFDLRKVYNIFEIIKICRFVKKNDIKIISTHSGKDGIIGSIVGKICKVKVIRTRHLQTPISSAMSYNLCTKVVAVSNATKCSLISKGVKENLIDVIYTGVDTNKFNPNFKKDIKKELNLASDIIVIGIVAVLRGAKNHKLLINAFNELSLENCALVIVGDGPQEDHLKEITKDSKNIFMLGNRTDVVDFMGSFDIFVLPSKMEALGTVLLEAGSCAVPCIGSNVGGIVEAILDNKTGFIFNLDNKEELKNAIFKLVQDKGLRYKFGKNAREYVDNNFSIEQMVKKTEILYETI, from the coding sequence ATGATAAATATACTTGAGCTTGAAAGTTCCAAAGGGTTTGGTGGTCAAGAGCATAGAACCCAGCGTGTTATAAATGGATTAGATAAACAAAAATTTAAAGTTTTTTATGGTCTAAATAAAGGCTCTACTAGCTTTACAAAAGATATAGATTGTGAATTTGTTGAGTTTGATCTTAGAAAAGTTTATAATATTTTTGAGATTATCAAAATATGTCGTTTTGTTAAAAAAAACGATATTAAAATTATATCAACCCACTCAGGAAAAGATGGAATAATAGGCTCTATAGTTGGTAAAATTTGTAAAGTTAAAGTTATTAGGACAAGGCATTTACAAACTCCTATAAGTTCTGCTATGAGTTATAATTTATGCACCAAAGTCGTTGCTGTATCAAATGCTACAAAATGTAGTTTAATCAGCAAGGGTGTTAAAGAAAATTTAATAGATGTTATTTATACAGGTGTTGATACTAATAAGTTTAATCCAAATTTTAAAAAAGATATAAAAAAAGAGTTAAATTTAGCATCTGATATTATTGTTATTGGTATTGTAGCTGTATTAAGAGGTGCTAAAAATCATAAACTTTTAATAAATGCTTTTAATGAACTTAGTTTGGAAAATTGTGCTTTAGTTATAGTTGGCGATGGACCACAAGAAGATCATTTAAAAGAGATAACAAAAGACAGTAAAAATATCTTTATGCTTGGAAATAGGACAGATGTTGTTGATTTTATGGGTAGTTTTGATATTTTTGTTTTACCTTCTAAGATGGAGGCTCTTGGCACTGTTTTGTTAGAAGCCGGAAGTTGTGCTGTGCCTTGTATAGGAAGTAATGTCGGTGGTATTGTAGAGGCTATTTTGGATAATAAAACAGGGTTTATATTTAACTTAGATAATAAAGAAGAGCTTAAAAATGCAATATTTAAATTAGTGCAAGACAAGGGGCTAAGATATAAATTTGGCAAAAACGCAAGAGAATATGTCGATAATAATTTTTCAATAGAACAAATGGTTAAGAAAACGGAGATTTTATATGAAACTATCTGA
- a CDS encoding glycosyltransferase family 9 protein — protein MKLSERLLKFILKKKSVVKTDLVKESFKTVCFFSNTAIGDTLFNTPVFRVFKQHYPNVKTIALLNPKNAKLFENDPNLDEIILYNGRWNSFLKTRNILKSKKIDIAFLLHSNEPQATPLAFLSGIKYIFKLPNDRNDFNFLHSNNPSSYIPDGYVVLTRLRYLNFVGVSSSDTRMSLYLNNDDIKKAEIVLNKKTNEKIIGFQMGANSKSRMWTLERWHKLANMILLKENTRLVLIGSPSEMELTNSLEKKINSGRVLNVAGKFSITEAAAIIGEFDVLVTPDTGPLHIAAALKTPVLGLFGVASPESSMPDFDTELHQFIKVDFVADETYSKHKDYSELMGKITETNVYNKLKKVVDVL, from the coding sequence ATGAAACTATCTGAAAGGCTTTTAAAATTTATTTTAAAAAAAAAGAGTGTTGTAAAAACAGATTTGGTAAAAGAGTCTTTTAAGACAGTTTGTTTTTTTAGCAATACAGCTATAGGAGATACGCTTTTTAATACTCCTGTTTTTAGGGTTTTTAAACAACATTATCCTAATGTAAAAACTATAGCTTTATTAAATCCAAAAAATGCAAAGCTTTTTGAGAATGATCCCAATTTGGATGAAATTATTTTATATAATGGTCGTTGGAATAGTTTTTTAAAAACAAGAAATATCCTAAAATCTAAAAAAATAGATATAGCATTTTTACTTCATTCAAATGAACCGCAAGCTACACCTTTAGCTTTTTTAAGCGGTATAAAATATATTTTTAAATTGCCAAATGATAGAAATGATTTTAATTTTTTGCATTCAAATAATCCTTCTAGTTATATACCTGATGGATATGTTGTTCTAACTAGACTTAGGTATCTTAATTTTGTTGGGGTTAGTAGTAGTGATACTAGAATGAGTCTTTATTTAAATAACGATGATATAAAAAAAGCAGAAATTGTATTGAATAAAAAAACAAATGAGAAAATAATTGGTTTTCAGATGGGTGCTAATTCAAAATCAAGAATGTGGACACTTGAAAGATGGCATAAACTTGCAAATATGATACTTTTAAAAGAAAATACTAGGTTAGTCTTAATAGGTAGTCCAAGTGAAATGGAACTCACAAATTCATTGGAGAAAAAGATAAATAGTGGTAGGGTTTTAAATGTGGCTGGCAAATTTAGCATAACTGAAGCTGCTGCTATTATTGGTGAATTTGATGTTTTAGTTACCCCAGATACTGGCCCTTTACATATAGCTGCTGCGTTAAAAACTCCTGTTTTAGGATTATTTGGTGTTGCAAGCCCAGAATCATCAATGCCAGATTTTGATACAGAATTACATCAATTTATAAAAGTAGATTTTGTAGCAGATGAAACTTATTCAAAACATAAAGATTATAGTGAATTGATGGGAAAAATAACAGAAACTAATGTTTATAATAAACTGAAAAAGGTTGTTGATGTTTTGTAG
- a CDS encoding polysaccharide deacetylase family protein, whose protein sequence is MSVVVLMYHHILPKAGFISSSMEQFKSQMSFLAKNGYKTLTSDEFFDYKNGLIDLPKKSVFITFDDGWRNNYYYAYPILKELGLKATIFLVTSWIEKASEQNSIQKAEFLPLQHNEAKKTAPTNPAGLFLNWDEIYKMKDVFDFHSHTDGHTDGYFGDLPFEQDLAQCKNIIKTRLGFDDKQLCWPRGKYNNQKLQTAKDIGYEMFYTTKRGMNLNDGFLDEIKRIAVKNSSFWLAKTMFIYQNKIIFDLYSKIKK, encoded by the coding sequence TTGAGTGTAGTAGTTTTAATGTATCATCATATTTTACCAAAGGCTGGATTTATATCTAGTAGTATGGAACAGTTTAAAAGCCAGATGAGCTTTTTAGCAAAAAATGGATATAAAACCTTAACATCAGATGAGTTTTTTGATTATAAAAATGGCTTGATAGATTTACCTAAAAAATCAGTTTTTATAACATTTGATGATGGCTGGAGAAATAACTATTATTATGCTTATCCTATCTTAAAAGAACTAGGTCTTAAAGCTACGATTTTTTTAGTTACTTCATGGATAGAAAAAGCAAGTGAACAAAACTCTATACAAAAAGCGGAGTTTTTGCCACTTCAGCACAATGAAGCTAAAAAAACTGCTCCTACAAATCCAGCTGGACTTTTTTTAAATTGGGATGAAATTTACAAGATGAAAGATGTATTTGACTTTCATTCGCATACAGACGGGCATACAGATGGATATTTTGGAGATTTGCCGTTTGAGCAAGACCTTGCTCAATGTAAAAATATTATAAAAACTAGACTTGGCTTTGATGACAAACAGCTTTGTTGGCCAAGAGGAAAATATAATAACCAAAAGCTTCAAACAGCAAAAGATATAGGCTATGAAATGTTTTATACAACAAAAAGAGGTATGAATTTAAATGATGGATTTTTAGATGAAATTAAAAGAATAGCTGTTAAAAATAGCTCTTTTTGGCTTGCAAAAACTATGTTCATATATCAAAATAAGATTATTTTTGATTTATATTCAAAGATTAAAAAGTAA
- the waaF gene encoding lipopolysaccharide heptosyltransferase II — translation MRIFIELPTWLGDCIMATPAIQSLVENFPDCKIVFFGSFVSTEILKYHKNCEFTIIDESKKHSFRWLYLFKICKKMDKFDLGISFRSSFASFMLLKFIKANKKIQFKKTKTSIHQAKKYLNFAKNALNLEKIKDDLYIPINKEVTKNFIGINPGATYGSAKKWYPEYFAEVAIKMNNGYEFLIFGSKNESKICDEIAEILQKNNINFKNLCGKTNIQELCKYISSLKLFITNDSGPMHIAANYKIPTIALFGPTKYNETSPFKNENAHLLHLNLPCQPCMKRACPIKTHECMKNLTSDMVIKKIKEIGF, via the coding sequence ATGAGAATTTTCATAGAACTTCCAACTTGGCTTGGCGACTGTATAATGGCAACACCTGCTATACAAAGCTTGGTAGAAAATTTTCCGGATTGCAAGATAGTATTTTTTGGCTCTTTTGTTAGCACAGAAATTTTAAAATATCATAAAAACTGTGAATTTACAATCATAGACGAAAGCAAAAAACATAGCTTTAGATGGCTTTATCTTTTTAAGATTTGTAAAAAAATGGATAAATTTGATCTTGGAATTAGTTTTAGAAGCTCGTTTGCAAGCTTTATGTTGCTTAAATTTATCAAAGCAAATAAAAAAATACAATTTAAAAAGACAAAAACAAGCATTCATCAAGCAAAAAAATATCTAAATTTTGCAAAAAATGCCTTAAACCTAGAAAAAATAAAAGATGACTTATATATACCAATAAACAAAGAAGTTACAAAAAACTTTATCGGAATAAACCCTGGTGCCACATATGGAAGTGCTAAAAAATGGTATCCTGAATACTTTGCAGAAGTTGCAATAAAAATGAATAATGGTTATGAGTTTTTAATATTTGGTTCAAAAAATGAATCAAAAATTTGTGATGAAATAGCTGAAATTTTACAAAAAAACAATATAAATTTTAAAAATTTATGTGGAAAAACAAATATACAAGAACTTTGCAAATATATAAGTTCTTTAAAGCTTTTTATCACAAACGATAGCGGTCCTATGCATATAGCGGCTAATTACAAAATACCAACGATAGCTCTTTTTGGTCCAACAAAATACAACGAAACAAGTCCTTTTAAAAATGAAAATGCGCATTTGTTACACCTAAATTTGCCTTGTCAGCCTTGTATGAAAAGAGCATGCCCTATAAAAACTCACGAGTGTATGAAAAATCTAACCTCCGATATGGTTATAAAAAAAATAAAGGAGATTGGATTTTGA
- a CDS encoding redoxin family protein — protein MILKDVNGVYFNFLEFIKTNDCVVFLYPKMGQSGKFLDDDLKNKEGMTGCTLQTKSYENLKDEFLKNNFNIVAIGSHSFEKQKAFKQEVEASFIFLNDDKFILEKELGLKTFNTNDGNKFYFRQTLVFKNSKLIYKHDVKDAQSDASQTLKFIESL, from the coding sequence GTGATTTTAAAAGATGTAAATGGTGTATATTTTAACTTTTTAGAGTTTATAAAAACCAATGATTGTGTTGTGTTTTTGTATCCAAAAATGGGTCAAAGCGGTAAGTTTTTAGATGATGATTTGAAAAACAAAGAAGGCATGACAGGTTGCACCTTGCAAACTAAAAGCTATGAAAATTTAAAAGATGAGTTTTTGAAAAATAATTTTAATATAGTTGCTATAGGTTCGCATAGTTTTGAAAAACAAAAGGCTTTTAAACAAGAAGTTGAAGCTAGTTTTATCTTTTTAAATGATGATAAATTTATATTAGAAAAAGAGCTAGGCCTTAAAACATTTAACACAAATGATGGTAATAAATTTTATTTTAGGCAAACATTGGTCTTTAAAAACTCAAAGTTAATATATAAACATGATGTAAAAGATGCTCAAAGTGATGCATCTCAAACTCTAAAATTTATTGAGTCTTTATAA
- a CDS encoding glycosyltransferase family 2 protein, producing MKISIVMLTFNSEKYLKKALKSIEFADEVVIIDNGSTDKTKQICSEFKNTKFIFQKWLGFGKQKSFGVNQAKNEWVFVLDSDEIFTKELEAEIKDILQNPKFFAYKVARLNYFFGKPIKQMGLYPDNSVRFFNKNHANFNDKEVHESVVLFDDANKFGVLKNHFLHYAYESIEQFINKQNRYSTLGAKKNRLKAIINPTWTFFKLFVVKGGFMAGWRGYVVAKLYSQYTFWKYIK from the coding sequence ATGAAAATTAGCATTGTAATGCTAACTTTTAATAGCGAAAAATACCTGAAAAAAGCTCTTAAAAGCATTGAGTTTGCAGATGAAGTCGTGATAATAGACAACGGCTCAACTGATAAAACAAAACAAATATGTAGTGAGTTTAAAAATACCAAATTTATCTTTCAGAAATGGCTTGGATTTGGCAAACAAAAATCATTTGGAGTAAATCAAGCCAAAAATGAGTGGGTTTTTGTGCTTGATAGTGATGAGATATTTACAAAAGAGCTAGAAGCTGAAATCAAAGATATATTGCAAAATCCAAAGTTCTTTGCTTACAAAGTAGCTAGGCTTAATTATTTTTTTGGCAAACCCATAAAACAAATGGGGCTTTATCCTGATAATAGCGTGAGATTTTTTAATAAAAATCATGCTAATTTTAACGATAAAGAAGTTCACGAAAGTGTTGTTTTGTTTGATGACGCAAATAAATTTGGGGTTTTAAAAAATCATTTTTTACATTATGCCTATGAGAGTATAGAGCAGTTTATAAATAAACAAAACAGATATTCAACTCTTGGAGCTAAGAAAAATAGGTTAAAAGCAATAATAAATCCTACTTGGACATTTTTTAAGCTTTTTGTTGTAAAAGGCGGATTTATGGCTGGTTGGCGTGGATATGTTGTAGCAAAACTTTATTCACAATACACTTTTTGGAAATACATAAAATGA
- a CDS encoding glycosyltransferase, with product MKVALFFRSNSYGGSVRVARFIYDILLSEGFNVILYATSSKLCNNGYFNNIPHKHIKIPRFNRDWFYIQRIKYFKKLVLETNAELIITTVNLNQPMLSIVAGYMNIKIIISEHGNHTGVTSLKKKILRYLAYKKASMVTFLTNFDMDYFNKLQNKRLVRNPMCIESFNKNIKKENIILFPNRIDKNKRLIFLLKAFSYIDRNIRDKYSIIVCGDGDEKLKQESVLYAKENNINLQILGFVSNISEYYAKSKIVALTSLSEGLPNILIESIFFNCARISVDCISGPNELIKDGYDGFLSELNDIVGFSKKLSMLMQDDSVIDKFCNNALDRKGEFAPENIQKIWIEIINKVLN from the coding sequence ATGAAAGTTGCTTTATTTTTTCGCTCAAATTCTTATGGTGGTTCTGTTAGAGTTGCTAGGTTTATATATGATATTTTGTTATCAGAAGGTTTTAATGTAATATTGTATGCAACATCTTCTAAGCTTTGTAATAATGGTTATTTTAATAATATCCCGCATAAACACATTAAAATTCCAAGATTCAATAGGGATTGGTTTTATATACAAAGAATTAAATATTTTAAAAAACTGGTCTTAGAAACAAATGCTGAGTTGATAATAACAACTGTAAACTTAAATCAACCAATGCTTTCTATTGTGGCTGGATATATGAATATAAAGATTATTATTTCAGAACATGGTAACCATACAGGAGTTACAAGTCTAAAAAAGAAGATATTAAGATATTTGGCATATAAAAAAGCAAGTATGGTTACTTTTTTAACGAACTTTGATATGGATTATTTTAATAAATTGCAAAACAAAAGACTTGTAAGAAATCCTATGTGTATTGAAAGTTTTAATAAAAATATAAAAAAAGAAAATATTATACTGTTCCCAAATAGAATAGACAAAAATAAAAGGCTTATTTTCTTGCTTAAAGCATTTTCTTATATCGACAGAAATATAAGAGACAAGTATAGTATAATTGTTTGTGGTGATGGGGATGAAAAATTAAAACAAGAAAGTGTTTTATATGCAAAAGAAAATAATATTAACTTGCAAATTTTAGGATTTGTTTCAAATATATCAGAGTATTATGCAAAATCAAAAATAGTAGCGCTTACATCTTTAAGTGAAGGCTTGCCAAATATATTAATAGAAAGTATATTTTTTAATTGTGCTAGAATCTCAGTTGATTGTATTTCTGGACCAAATGAACTTATAAAAGATGGTTATGATGGTTTTTTAAGCGAACTAAATGATATAGTTGGTTTTTCAAAAAAACTTAGTATGCTTATGCAAGATGATAGTGTGATTGATAAATTTTGCAATAATGCACTAGACAGAAAAGGCGAATTTGCTCCAGAAAATATACAAAAAATTTGGATTGAAATTATTAACAAGGTTTTGAATTGA